The genomic segment TCATCAGTCCGACCTCTCCCTCAAAATGATCAGTGATCAACTGCATATCAGTTCCAGTTATTTCAGCTCGATTTTCAAAAAATTTACGGGTGATTCTTTTACCAATATATTAATCAAAATCCGCATGGAGAAGGCGAAAGAGCTGGTTTTAACCACAAACAAAAAGATTTTTGAAATTGCCCAAGAGACGGGATATACCGACCAGCACTATTTCAGCTACTGCTTTAAACGATACTTTCAGGTATCTCCCAACGAAATGCGAAGAGGAAGCGGTAACGATTCATCGGATGCTGTAAGTGAATCATGATACAACCCAATAATCGTAAGCAGGCAATGCACACAGAATGATACGTACAGATTGTATACAAAGAAAGGATGGATATTTTGAAACCGTCATTTAAAAAGATTAAAATGCTGTTTTCCAACAGTCTTTCCAGTGTGCAGTTTGTTTTGAGCTTTTGGATTAGCTTGTTTGCGCTTTCTGCTATGATCACGGTTGCTATTGTGATGTTTCTTAAATTTAACAATACCCTTACAGCAAACGTTATTACCAACTCGGTGCAGGTGGTTGATCAGGTGATGATGACGCTCAACTCCTATATCAACAATACCATGGATGTATCGGATCGCATTGTCACCGATATGAATACGTATTTTATTTCGGACAAGCAGGCAGTGGTTGATACCTTAAATACCGCTTATAAGCTGCGTGATGATATTGTTTCGATGACTGTGTTTGATGAAAAAGGCAATGTGGTTGCTGCTGCACCGCTTGGGCTTGAGGTAAAAAACAATGTGAATATCACCGAGCAGGATTGGTATCGCTCATCGATGCAATCTTATACTCCTTATACCTTTTCGCCGCCCCATGTGCAAAACATCTACAAAGGCAAATACAATTGGGTGGTTACGCTCAGCCGAAAGCTTGACCTTTACAACAGCAGCATTTCGGGTAATGCCGTTTTTACTATCGATATGAATTTTAATTCTATTGAAGAAAATTGCAGCAGGGTCACCATTGGGTCGCGTGGATATGTATTTATTCTCGATGAAAACGACAATATTATCTATCATCCGCAGCAGCAGATGATTTATTCGAGTATTAAGAATGAAGATATCGGTTTTATCAGCGGCAAACCCGACGGAGAGTATGTACAGGCAGAGAACAACAGCGTAGTGGTAATTCGCTCGCTAGACCAAACGAATTGGAAGTTGATTGGCATCAGCTTTTTGAAAGATGCAGAAGCAACACGTGTAGAAGTAATCAGCTTCCTTGGCAGGCTGTTTATGATTGCAATTATCCTTGTTACAATGATTGCAGTTGTCATGTCACGGCGTATTTCAAAGCCGTTGGTGCGCCTTACCGAAACGATGGATAAAGTGGAGAAAGGGGACCTCACCATTCACTCTTATGAGGATGGTTTTTATGAGGTCAGTCGCCTGCGCCACAGCTTTAACCACATGATTGACCGTATCAATGAGCTGCTGGAACGCATTAAATCGGAGGAACAGGAACTGCGCAAAAGCGAGCTCAAGGCTCTGCAAGCGCAGATTAATCCGCACTTTTTGTACAATACATTGGGTTCTATTCTTTGGATGTGCGAGCGCAATGATGGAAAAGGCGCTGTTGTTATGGTGCAAGCACTTGCCAATTTGTTTCGCATCAGCATCAGCAAGGGCAATGAGATTATCACTATTAAAGAAGAATTGCAGCATGCCGAAAGCTATTTGATTATCCAAAAGGTACGATATAAAGAACAGTTTGAATATTCCATTGACGTGGACGAAAATATAAAAAACTGTAAATCTCTTAAAATTATCCTGCAGCCTATGATTGAGAACGCCATTTACCATGGCATTGACCGTATGGTAGATAAAGGGAAGATTACCATTCGCATTAAAGATTGCGGAGATACGATACTGATGCAAGTAGTTGACAACGGCTTGGGTATGCCGGAATCGGTACTCAATCACATACTCGAATCCGAATCATCCAACAGTTACGGAATCGGCGTTAAAAATGTGCATCATCGCATTCAAATCTACTTTGGCAAAGAGTATGGTTTATCTTTTCAAAGCGAGCTGGACGAAGGCACAACGGTAAATATCCGTATTCCAAAAATAGAGGGGGACGCAAATGAACGGAAAAGTAATGAAGATAACGATTAGAGTTATTTTAGCAGTGATGATTCTCTCTTTCCTGATTTTTACCCTTTCCACTTTTACGCAAAGTGATAAATCTAAAATGAATATTATGTTTATTGCAAAATCAAGCCAGTCAAATTTTTGGAAGACTGCATTTCAAGGGGCACGCGCTGCCGGGAATGAATATAACGTCAATGTTGTTATTCAAGCACCTGAAACCGAAGAAGATTACGGCAAACAAAATGAGATGCTGCAGTGGGCAATTGATAACAGTGTGGATGCAGTGGTATTTTCTGCTTGCGATTTTGACAAATCGGTAAAAGCGGCAGAGCGTGTTATTGACGCGGGTATTCCCGTAATCAGCATCGACAGCCCCATTAATTCAAGCAAAGAGCTCATGATGATTGGTACAGACAACATTTTAGCGGGTGTGCAAGCAGGTGAAAAGCTCGCTGAACTGACCGATTATAAAGGCAAAGTGGGTATCATTAACTTTGAAGAGGGCAGTGCAAACGGTATGCAGCGCGAGCGGGGATGCCTTGATGCAATTCTCAAATATCCGAATATGGAAGTGGTGGATATCCGCTACACCCTTTCGAATATAGAAAACCCAAAGCTAAACACAATTGATATGCTCAAAGAAAACCCTGAAATCAACGCCATTGCTACTTTTAATGAGTGGACGACCTTAGGTGTGGGCGAAGCACTGAAAGAAATGGATATAGATAAAGATAAAATTGCGGTGATTGGTTTTGACAATAATTTAAAATCGATTGAACAGTTGGAGCGCGGTATTTTTGACGGTTTGATTGTACAAAATCCGTTTGCTATGGGGTATATCGGTATCCAGCAGGCGATTGAATACAAAAAAAACAAGCAGCATGAAGATTTTATTGATACGGGTACGAAAGTAATCACTGCCGAAAACATGTACAATATCGAAAACCAAAAGCTTCTGTTTCCGTTCAGCAATGTCAAATAAAATACAGATAATGCATTAATTCAATATTTCTATATAAAAAACAAAAAGTTAAAAAACAGTAACAAAATAGTGGCTTTTTGATTATTTTGTAAATAGAATCGTATGATTTCTAACACTTTGAGAATGAAATTCACTTCTTTTCGACTCATCAAGCTGTTATAATAGGCACGTAGGTTAAAACTACACTGCTTCGGGAAGAGTCAAAATCCCGTTTCAGAGTTTAAACCTGTATGGGACTACAAAAGACAGAATAAAATCGTAAAGGAGAGTTTTTTCAATGAAAAAGTTAACAAAAGTATTGGCAATGATTCTTGCATTGACAATGATGTTGTCTCTCGCTGCTTGCGGTGGCGGTGCTTCAACTCCCGCTGCTCCTGCTGAAACATCTTCCGATGCTCCTGCAGACAATGCTTCTGAGGCTGCTCCGGCTGCAAAAGAAGTAAACGTGGGTGTAGCAATTTACAAATTTGATGATAACTTTATGACCTTGTATCGTACAGAACTTGAGAGATACTTTAAAGAGGATTTGAGCAAAGACGGTGTAAAATACAATGTTACAATTGTTGATGGTAAAGGTGACCAAGCTGAGCAAACCAACCAGATTGATACCTTTATTGCTAACAAAGTAGATGTTATCATCTGCAACCTGGTTCAGTCTTCTTCTGCTTCAACCGTAGTTGAAAAAGCAAAAACAGCCGATATCCCTGTTGTTTTCATCAACCGCGAGCCTACCGCTGAAGACCTCGGCGCTTGGGACAAAGTTGCTTACGTTGGTGCAGATGCTCGTCAGTCCGGTACATTCCAGGGCGAGATCATTGCTGAAACACCAAACAAAGGCGATATGAACGGCGATGGCGTTGTTTCTTATGTTATGATTATGGGCGACCCTGAGAACGTTGATGCTCAGTACAGAACTGAGTTCTCTGTGAAAGCACTTAAAGATGCTGGCATTAAAACTGAAGAGCTGTTCAAACAGCGCGGCGACTGGGATCAGGCAAAAGGTCAAGAGCTTGCTAACACTGCTCTGACACAGTTTGGCAATAAAGTTGACGTTATCTTCTGTAACAACGATGCTATGGCTCTGGGTGCAGTACAAGCTATCGCTGCAAACGGCCGTACTGTTGGCAAAGACATTTACCTCGTTGGCGTAGATGCTTTGGAAGAAGCTCAAAACCTTGTAAAAGAGGGCGGCATGACTGGTACTGTTCTGAACGACCATATTGGTCAGTCTCACACTGCTGCTGATGTTGCTGTTAAAGCAATTGCAGGCGAGAAACTCGAGAAGAACTACACTGTAGACTATGTTAAAGTTACAAAATAATAGCGTAGCTGCTTGAAATTGGTATTTAGAAGATTGCGTGTGCGTTATTAGCGCACACGCAATTTTTTAAGATGAAAGATGAGGGGGCCGGTTTATGTCGGAGTATCGTTTGGAAATGCGCAATATCGTCAAAACCTTCCCTGGTGTAAAGGCTTTGGATGGAGCGAATTTGCAACTAAAGCCAGGTACAGTGCATGCTTTGATGGGTGAGAACGGTGCGGGGAAATCCACCCTGATGAAATGTATGTTCGGTATTTATAAAATGGATAGTGGAGAGCTGTATTATGAGGGAGAAAAAATCACTATTACCGACCCCATGAATGCTCTGAACCGCGGAATTGCCATGGTACATCAGGAACTCCAGCCAATTCCCGAAAGAAGTGTGGCTGAAAATATTTT from the Hydrogenoanaerobacterium saccharovorans genome contains:
- a CDS encoding substrate-binding domain-containing protein, which gives rise to MNGKVMKITIRVILAVMILSFLIFTLSTFTQSDKSKMNIMFIAKSSQSNFWKTAFQGARAAGNEYNVNVVIQAPETEEDYGKQNEMLQWAIDNSVDAVVFSACDFDKSVKAAERVIDAGIPVISIDSPINSSKELMMIGTDNILAGVQAGEKLAELTDYKGKVGIINFEEGSANGMQRERGCLDAILKYPNMEVVDIRYTLSNIENPKLNTIDMLKENPEINAIATFNEWTTLGVGEALKEMDIDKDKIAVIGFDNNLKSIEQLERGIFDGLIVQNPFAMGYIGIQQAIEYKKNKQHEDFIDTGTKVITAENMYNIENQKLLFPFSNVK
- a CDS encoding sensor histidine kinase, which gives rise to MKPSFKKIKMLFSNSLSSVQFVLSFWISLFALSAMITVAIVMFLKFNNTLTANVITNSVQVVDQVMMTLNSYINNTMDVSDRIVTDMNTYFISDKQAVVDTLNTAYKLRDDIVSMTVFDEKGNVVAAAPLGLEVKNNVNITEQDWYRSSMQSYTPYTFSPPHVQNIYKGKYNWVVTLSRKLDLYNSSISGNAVFTIDMNFNSIEENCSRVTIGSRGYVFILDENDNIIYHPQQQMIYSSIKNEDIGFISGKPDGEYVQAENNSVVVIRSLDQTNWKLIGISFLKDAEATRVEVISFLGRLFMIAIILVTMIAVVMSRRISKPLVRLTETMDKVEKGDLTIHSYEDGFYEVSRLRHSFNHMIDRINELLERIKSEEQELRKSELKALQAQINPHFLYNTLGSILWMCERNDGKGAVVMVQALANLFRISISKGNEIITIKEELQHAESYLIIQKVRYKEQFEYSIDVDENIKNCKSLKIILQPMIENAIYHGIDRMVDKGKITIRIKDCGDTILMQVVDNGLGMPESVLNHILESESSNSYGIGVKNVHHRIQIYFGKEYGLSFQSELDEGTTVNIRIPKIEGDANERKSNEDND
- a CDS encoding galactose ABC transporter substrate-binding protein — translated: MKKLTKVLAMILALTMMLSLAACGGGASTPAAPAETSSDAPADNASEAAPAAKEVNVGVAIYKFDDNFMTLYRTELERYFKEDLSKDGVKYNVTIVDGKGDQAEQTNQIDTFIANKVDVIICNLVQSSSASTVVEKAKTADIPVVFINREPTAEDLGAWDKVAYVGADARQSGTFQGEIIAETPNKGDMNGDGVVSYVMIMGDPENVDAQYRTEFSVKALKDAGIKTEELFKQRGDWDQAKGQELANTALTQFGNKVDVIFCNNDAMALGAVQAIAANGRTVGKDIYLVGVDALEEAQNLVKEGGMTGTVLNDHIGQSHTAADVAVKAIAGEKLEKNYTVDYVKVTK